One genomic segment of Danio aesculapii chromosome 15, fDanAes4.1, whole genome shotgun sequence includes these proteins:
- the LOC130241654 gene encoding basic salivary proline-rich protein 1-like isoform X2 — protein MDLADAIEGEEEVKKAEGNEVEGLFSKKNKYNAFDMTAGQGPAYGPGSGVPQGPGSGVPQGPGYGPGVPQGPGYGPGPGVPQGPAYGPGPGVPQGYGPGSGVPQGPGCGPAVPQGPGYGPGPGVPQGPGYGPPQGPGYGLPQVPGYGPPQGPGYGLPQGPGYGQPQGPGYGPPQGPGYGLPQGPGYGLPQGPGYGQPQGPGYGQPQGPGYGQPQGPGYGYEHGHQRGFGHHHGQERHRGHGHGHGRGHHRGHKSSSSDED, from the exons ATGGATCTGGCAGATG CTATTGAAGGAGAAGAGGAGGTGAAGAAGGCAGAGGGAAACGAGGTGGAGGGACTCTTCTCAAAGAAGAATAAATATAATGCGTTTGACATGACAGCG GGTCAAGGACCTGCATATGGACCCGGATCCGGAGTGCCTCAAGGACCTGGATCTGGAGTGCCTCAAGGACCCGGATATGGACCCGGAGTGCCTCAAGGACCTGGATATGGACCAGGACCCGGAGTGCCTCAAGGACCCGCATATGGGCCTGGACCCGGAGTGCCTCAAGGATATGGACCTGGATCTGGAGTACCTCAAGGACCTGGATGTGGACCTGCAGTGCCTCAAGGACCTGGATATGGACCTGGACCCGGAGTGCCTCAAGGACCGGGATATGGACCACCTCAAGGACCAGGATATGGGCTACCTCAAGTACCCGGATATGGACCACCTCAAGGACCTGGATATGGACTGCCTCAAGGACCCGGATATGGACAACCTCAAGGACCCGGATATGGACCACCTCAAGGACCTGGATATGGACTGCCTCAAGGACCCGGATATGGACTGCCTCAAGGACCCGGATATGGACAACCTCAAGGACCTGGCTATGGACAGCCTCAAGGACCCGGATATGGACAGCCTCAAGGACCCGGATATGGATATGAACACGGACACCAACGCGGATTTGGACATCATCACGGACAGGAGCGCCATCGTGGACATGGCCATGGACATGGACGCGGACATCATCGTGGGCACAAGTCATCGAGCAGTGATGAG
- the LOC130241654 gene encoding basic salivary proline-rich protein 1-like isoform X1, producing MDLADAIEGEEEVKKAEGNEVEGLFSKKNKYNAFDMTAGQGPAYGPGSGVPQGPGSGVPQGPGYGPGVPQGPGYGPGPGVPQGPAYGPGPGVPQGYGPGSGVPQGPGCGPAVPQGPGYGPGPGVPQGPGYGPPQGPGYGLPQVPGYGPPQGPGYGLPQGPGYGQPQGPGYGPPQGPGYGLPQGPGYGLPQGPGYGQPQGPGYGQPQGPGYGQPQGPGYGYEHGHQRGFGHHHGQERHRGHGHGHGRGHHRGHKSSSSDED from the exons ATGGATCTGGCAGATG CTATTGAAGGAGAAGAGGAGGTGAAGAAGGCAGAGGGAAACGAGGTGGAGGGACTCTTCTCAAAGAAGAATAAATATAATGCGTTTGACATGACAGCG GGTCAAGGACCTGCATATGGACCCGGATCCGGAGTGCCTCAAGGACCTGGATCTGGAGTGCCTCAAGGACCCGGATATGGACCCGGAGTGCCTCAAGGACCTGGATATGGACCAGGACCCGGAGTGCCTCAAGGACCCGCATATGGGCCTGGACCCGGAGTGCCTCAAGGATATGGACCTGGATCTGGAGTACCTCAAGGACCTGGATGTGGACCTGCAGTGCCTCAAGGACCTGGATATGGACCTGGACCCGGAGTGCCTCAAGGACCGGGATATGGACCACCTCAAGGACCAGGATATGGGCTACCTCAAGTACCCGGATATGGACCACCTCAAGGACCTGGATATGGACTGCCTCAAGGACCCGGATATGGACAACCTCAAGGACCCGGATATGGACCACCTCAAGGACCTGGATATGGACTGCCTCAAGGACCCGGATATGGACTGCCTCAAGGACCCGGATATGGACAACCTCAAGGACCTGGCTATGGACAGCCTCAAGGACCCGGATATGGACAGCCTCAAGGACCCGGATATGGATATGAACACGGACACCAACGCGGATTTGGACATCATCACGGACAGGAGCGCCATCGTGGACATGGCCATGGACATGGACGCGGACATCATCGTGGGCACAAGTCATCGAGCAGTGATGAG GATTGA